The following coding sequences lie in one Cydia strobilella chromosome 16, ilCydStro3.1, whole genome shotgun sequence genomic window:
- the LOC134748446 gene encoding beta-mannosidase isoform X1 yields the protein MQTLLVLIVFCLGSGVCINVIDLSSSDSDVTWTFESKNGSITGRGSVPGGIYSDLQRTGVIGDILSGFNDVASRWVAYDSWTYTGRLTINQIPDTNVAHLVLEGVDTVAFVEVNGSPVGSTNNMFVRYVFDIKSQLKARDNEIRITFVSPVEAAQLRSEKHFAAPECVPDVYNGECHANQLRKMQASFSWDWGPAFPSVGLWKPVYIEFYNSAIIRSMTSHAEKVGAHWDLKIVAHLESSRKRKQIGGRIRASIKVNGGQTLTVDRAFESTTRDDGTSEAELNMTISENVISFWWPNGFGDQPLYDLHLRFTSDDFKETYEIHKQIGFRTLEVVEEDTSLLSCNDTAGPGLSFYFKVNGYPIFMKGSNWIPANILPELGSDIKTVDELLVSAREAHMAMLRVWGGGVYESDYFYQRCDQLGILIWQDFLFACSMYPADEEFLETVKVEIEQNVINLQHHPSIAIWAGNNENEAALRGNWYFTNPQFIKYKKEYVKLYVDTIKPIVEGLDPGRRYVASSPSNGKESEEEGYISEHPYDPHYGDTHYYNYLLDNWNQNIYPKTRFASEYGFQSLPSLATMRTATNNESDFRVDSAYSVHRQHSPGGYGFIQDQMNRYFRLDKSDTKYFEKLVFYSQISQAMAMKAETEFYRQSQADWYTMGALYWQLNDVWQAPSWSGIEYGGKWKMLHYFAKSFFAPVLVSPRLLLTHDVDIYLLNDRLVPIASGIITVDFFNWTSTTPMRSILIAANAHPLSSIKVPMSIALWKEEINEVFLRFSLVADGVGSSPYNYVFPIPFKSVKGLTKPNIQINVLSNIKPTTNGFRYTVEITTDTVVLFLWLETQEPGRFEDNGIIVTDPRITVNYVSNKQMSPQDLEKSIHYHYYMQE from the exons ATGCAGACGTTACTTGTCCTGATTGTCTTTTGTTTAGGCAGTGGGGTCTGTATTAATGTGATCGATTTGTCTTCCTCCGATTCGGACGTAACATGGACATTTGAAAGTAAAAATGGAT CAATAACAGGCCGGGGTTCGGTGCCCGGCGGCATCTACTCGGACTTGCAGAGGACGGGAGTAATTGGCGACATCCTCTCCGGCTTCAACGATGTGGCCTCGAGATGGGTTGCTTACGACTCCTGGACTTACACCGGACGACTGACAA taaACCAGATTCCGGACACGAATGTTGCTCACTTGGTTCTTGAAGGCGTCGATACGGTGGCTTTCGTCGAAGTGAATGGGAGTCCTGTCGGTAGCACGAACAATATGTTCGTGCGATACGTCTTTGACATCAAGTCGCAATTGAAGGCAA GAGATAATGAGATCAGAATAACTTTCGTATCGCCAGTAGAAGCAGCGCAATTACGCTCAGAGAAGCACTTCGCAGCACCTGAGTGTGTCCCGGATGTCTACAATGGCGAATGCCATGCCAACCAACTGCGGAAGATGCAGGCGTCTTTTTCATGGGATTGGGGCCCAGCCTTTCCATCAGTGGGATTATG GAAACCAGTATATATTGAATTTTACAACTCCGCAATTATTCGATCAATGACATCGCATGCGGAGAAAGTTGGCGCGCATTGGGACCTAAAGATAGTGGCACATTTGGAGTCCAGTCGTAAGAGGAAACAGATTGGCGGACGTATCAGGGCTTCGATAAAAGTAAATGGAGGACAAACGCTCACAGTGGATAGAGCTTTTGAATCTACGACAAGAGACGATGGAACCAGTGAAGCTGAACTTAATATGACTATTAGCGag AACGTTATAAGTTTCTGGTGGCCTAATGGGTTCGGAGACCAGCCTTTATATGATTTGCATTTGAGGTTTACTTCAGATGATTTTAAAGAAACTTATGAAATACACAAACAAATTGGCTTTCGCACTCTGGAAGTTGTAGAGGAAGACACTTCTCTATTATCTT GCAATGATACAGCGGGACCAGGCCTTTCCTTTTATTTCAAAGTTAATGGTTATCCCATCTTCATGAAAGGCTCAAACTGGATACCTGCAAATATCCTACCTGAACTTGGGAGTGATATAAAAACAG TGGATGAGCTCTTGGTATCTGCCCGCGAGGCGCACATGGCCATGCTACGAGTCTGGGGCGGCGGGGTGTACGAGTCAGATTACTTCTATCAGCGTTGCGATCAGCTCGGCATACTCATCTGGCAAGACTTCCTATTTGCTTGCTCGATGTATCCAGCCGATGAGGAATTCCTTGA aaCCGTCAAGGTGGAAATTGAACAAAATGTGATCAATCTTCAGCATCATCCGTCAATCGCAATCTGGGCTGGTAATAATGAAAACGAAGCTGCTTTGCGGGGCAATTGGTATTTCACTAACCCtcagtttataaaatacaagaaaGAATATGTAAAACTTTACGTAGACACCATTAAACCCATCGTGGAAGGTTTGGATCCCGGTCGTCGCTATGTAGCCTCCAGTCCGTCGAATGGAAAGGAATCGGAGGAAGAAGGTTACATATCAGAGCACCCTTATGACCCACATTATGGAGACacacattattacaattatcTTTTAGACAATtggaatcaaaatatttatcccAAGACGAGGTTTGCGTCTGAGTACGGATTTCAGTCTCTGCCGTCTCTCGCAACGATGAGAACTGCGACGAATAATGAGTCTGACTTTCGAGTGGATAGCGCATATTCTGTTCACAGGCAGCATAGTCCGGGTGGATACGGTTTTATTCAAGACCAAATGAATCGTTATTTCCGATTGGATAAAAGTGATacgaaatattttgaaaaattagtTTTCTATAGTCAA atatCACAAGCAATGGCGATGAAAGCGGAAACGGAATTCTATCGGCAGAGTCAAGCCGATTGGTACACTATGGGCGCGTTGTACTGGCAACTGAACGATGTCTGGCAGGCACCGTCTTGGTCTGGCATTG AATACGGCGGCAAATGGAAGATGCTCCATTATTTTGCAAAATCCTTCTTCGCGCCTGTTTTAGTGTCTCCTAGACTGCTGCTAACCCACGATGTGGATATTTACCTGTTAAATGACCGACTTGTGCCCATAGCCAGTGGAATCATAACCGTAGATTTCTTCAACTGGACCAGCACAACACCAATGCGATCAATACTGATCGCCGCCAACGCACATCCGTTGTCATCCATAAAGGTCCCTATGAGTATAGCGTTATGGAAAGAGGAAATAAATGAAGTGTTTTTAAGATTCTCTTTAGTTGCGGATGGAGTTGGTTCTTCACCATACAACTATGTTTTCCCGATTCCGTTCAAGTCCGTCAAAGGATTGACGAAACCAAATATTCAG aTTAATGTTTTAAGCAACATCAAACCAACTACGAACGGATTTCGGTACACGGTGGAAATAACCACAGATACTGTAGTTTTGTTCCTGTGGTTGGAGACGCAGGAGCCTGGCCGGTTCGAAGATAATGGAATCATAGTGACAGACCCGCGCATCACGGTGAACTATGTGAGCAATAAGCAAATGTCACCGCAAGACTTGGAGAAATCCATACACTATCATTATTATATGCAGgaataa
- the LOC134748446 gene encoding beta-mannosidase isoform X2 — MQTLLVLIVFCLGSGVCINVIDLSSSDSDVTWTFESKNGSITGRGSVPGGIYSDLQRTGVIGDILSGFNDVASRWVAYDSWTYTGRLTINQIPDTNVAHLVLEGVDTVAFVEVNGSPVGSTNNMFVRYVFDIKSQLKTGDNEIRITFVSPVEAAQLRSEKHFAAPECVPDVYNGECHANQLRKMQASFSWDWGPAFPSVGLWKPVYIEFYNSAIIRSMTSHAEKVGAHWDLKIVAHLESSRKRKQIGGRIRASIKVNGGQTLTVDRAFESTTRDDGTSEAELNMTISENVISFWWPNGFGDQPLYDLHLRFTSDDFKETYEIHKQIGFRTLEVVEEDTSLLSCNDTAGPGLSFYFKVNGYPIFMKGSNWIPANILPELGSDIKTVDELLVSAREAHMAMLRVWGGGVYESDYFYQRCDQLGILIWQDFLFACSMYPADEEFLETVKVEIEQNVINLQHHPSIAIWAGNNENEAALRGNWYFTNPQFIKYKKEYVKLYVDTIKPIVEGLDPGRRYVASSPSNGKESEEEGYISEHPYDPHYGDTHYYNYLLDNWNQNIYPKTRFASEYGFQSLPSLATMRTATNNESDFRVDSAYSVHRQHSPGGYGFIQDQMNRYFRLDKSDTKYFEKLVFYSQISQAMAMKAETEFYRQSQADWYTMGALYWQLNDVWQAPSWSGIEYGGKWKMLHYFAKSFFAPVLVSPRLLLTHDVDIYLLNDRLVPIASGIITVDFFNWTSTTPMRSILIAANAHPLSSIKVPMSIALWKEEINEVFLRFSLVADGVGSSPYNYVFPIPFKSVKGLTKPNIQINVLSNIKPTTNGFRYTVEITTDTVVLFLWLETQEPGRFEDNGIIVTDPRITVNYVSNKQMSPQDLEKSIHYHYYMQE; from the exons ATGCAGACGTTACTTGTCCTGATTGTCTTTTGTTTAGGCAGTGGGGTCTGTATTAATGTGATCGATTTGTCTTCCTCCGATTCGGACGTAACATGGACATTTGAAAGTAAAAATGGAT CAATAACAGGCCGGGGTTCGGTGCCCGGCGGCATCTACTCGGACTTGCAGAGGACGGGAGTAATTGGCGACATCCTCTCCGGCTTCAACGATGTGGCCTCGAGATGGGTTGCTTACGACTCCTGGACTTACACCGGACGACTGACAA taaACCAGATTCCGGACACGAATGTTGCTCACTTGGTTCTTGAAGGCGTCGATACGGTGGCTTTCGTCGAAGTGAATGGGAGTCCTGTCGGTAGCACGAACAATATGTTCGTGCGATACGTCTTTGACATCAAGTCGCAATTGAAG ACAGGAGATAATGAGATCAGAATAACTTTCGTATCGCCAGTAGAAGCAGCGCAATTACGCTCAGAGAAGCACTTCGCAGCACCTGAGTGTGTCCCGGATGTCTACAATGGCGAATGCCATGCCAACCAACTGCGGAAGATGCAGGCGTCTTTTTCATGGGATTGGGGCCCAGCCTTTCCATCAGTGGGATTATG GAAACCAGTATATATTGAATTTTACAACTCCGCAATTATTCGATCAATGACATCGCATGCGGAGAAAGTTGGCGCGCATTGGGACCTAAAGATAGTGGCACATTTGGAGTCCAGTCGTAAGAGGAAACAGATTGGCGGACGTATCAGGGCTTCGATAAAAGTAAATGGAGGACAAACGCTCACAGTGGATAGAGCTTTTGAATCTACGACAAGAGACGATGGAACCAGTGAAGCTGAACTTAATATGACTATTAGCGag AACGTTATAAGTTTCTGGTGGCCTAATGGGTTCGGAGACCAGCCTTTATATGATTTGCATTTGAGGTTTACTTCAGATGATTTTAAAGAAACTTATGAAATACACAAACAAATTGGCTTTCGCACTCTGGAAGTTGTAGAGGAAGACACTTCTCTATTATCTT GCAATGATACAGCGGGACCAGGCCTTTCCTTTTATTTCAAAGTTAATGGTTATCCCATCTTCATGAAAGGCTCAAACTGGATACCTGCAAATATCCTACCTGAACTTGGGAGTGATATAAAAACAG TGGATGAGCTCTTGGTATCTGCCCGCGAGGCGCACATGGCCATGCTACGAGTCTGGGGCGGCGGGGTGTACGAGTCAGATTACTTCTATCAGCGTTGCGATCAGCTCGGCATACTCATCTGGCAAGACTTCCTATTTGCTTGCTCGATGTATCCAGCCGATGAGGAATTCCTTGA aaCCGTCAAGGTGGAAATTGAACAAAATGTGATCAATCTTCAGCATCATCCGTCAATCGCAATCTGGGCTGGTAATAATGAAAACGAAGCTGCTTTGCGGGGCAATTGGTATTTCACTAACCCtcagtttataaaatacaagaaaGAATATGTAAAACTTTACGTAGACACCATTAAACCCATCGTGGAAGGTTTGGATCCCGGTCGTCGCTATGTAGCCTCCAGTCCGTCGAATGGAAAGGAATCGGAGGAAGAAGGTTACATATCAGAGCACCCTTATGACCCACATTATGGAGACacacattattacaattatcTTTTAGACAATtggaatcaaaatatttatcccAAGACGAGGTTTGCGTCTGAGTACGGATTTCAGTCTCTGCCGTCTCTCGCAACGATGAGAACTGCGACGAATAATGAGTCTGACTTTCGAGTGGATAGCGCATATTCTGTTCACAGGCAGCATAGTCCGGGTGGATACGGTTTTATTCAAGACCAAATGAATCGTTATTTCCGATTGGATAAAAGTGATacgaaatattttgaaaaattagtTTTCTATAGTCAA atatCACAAGCAATGGCGATGAAAGCGGAAACGGAATTCTATCGGCAGAGTCAAGCCGATTGGTACACTATGGGCGCGTTGTACTGGCAACTGAACGATGTCTGGCAGGCACCGTCTTGGTCTGGCATTG AATACGGCGGCAAATGGAAGATGCTCCATTATTTTGCAAAATCCTTCTTCGCGCCTGTTTTAGTGTCTCCTAGACTGCTGCTAACCCACGATGTGGATATTTACCTGTTAAATGACCGACTTGTGCCCATAGCCAGTGGAATCATAACCGTAGATTTCTTCAACTGGACCAGCACAACACCAATGCGATCAATACTGATCGCCGCCAACGCACATCCGTTGTCATCCATAAAGGTCCCTATGAGTATAGCGTTATGGAAAGAGGAAATAAATGAAGTGTTTTTAAGATTCTCTTTAGTTGCGGATGGAGTTGGTTCTTCACCATACAACTATGTTTTCCCGATTCCGTTCAAGTCCGTCAAAGGATTGACGAAACCAAATATTCAG aTTAATGTTTTAAGCAACATCAAACCAACTACGAACGGATTTCGGTACACGGTGGAAATAACCACAGATACTGTAGTTTTGTTCCTGTGGTTGGAGACGCAGGAGCCTGGCCGGTTCGAAGATAATGGAATCATAGTGACAGACCCGCGCATCACGGTGAACTATGTGAGCAATAAGCAAATGTCACCGCAAGACTTGGAGAAATCCATACACTATCATTATTATATGCAGgaataa